In Mesoplodon densirostris isolate mMesDen1 chromosome 2, mMesDen1 primary haplotype, whole genome shotgun sequence, the DNA window ACCTGGATATCTAATAAGCATCACAAACTTGACATGTTTAAAAATGAACTCATGACTCTTTCCCCCAAAATTTACTCCTCTTAAATCTTGCTCATTTCAGTGATTAAcagttttatctttctaattacTCATGCCCCAAATCTTGGTGTCATCTTTgtctcttctcattttcttatccATATCCATGTCAGGAACTCCTGTTGGCTCAATTTCCAATCACTCATCACCATCTCCACAGCTAGCACCTTGGTCAGAGGCATCAGGCTTTCTTGCATAGATGATTACACTGATCTCTTAGCTTGTCTCACTGCTTTTGCTCTTGTCACCCTTTAATTTATTCCTAGCATAGCAGCCAGAGAAatcctataaaagaaaaattgatatcATGTTTAAGCCCGAAAAGTCTCTTAAGCACTTTGCCAcaaggaaacaaatgaactttACATGTTACAAAATGTGTGGGTATACCGTACCTTACTACAAGTATCTTAAAGCCTTTAGTATTTAAATATCTGTATTTATAAAATCAACCACACTGGTGACTTCCTGTAGCATGTAAACTGTGGTATGTTGCAACAGTTTGAAACTGAGATCTCCTCAGGGTATTTCGGTCACTGTATATGAGGCATGATTGTCTGAATATTAAATAGTGGAGACATTATCAAtctgaaatgtaaatatttctatagcttaatttgttatttaaaatagaaatagaaattctattattttcttctcacATGCCAGTGGACCATCTTGTGAAGTCACCGGGATTCAGAGActattatttatagaaaatttctATAGCCCAAGAGGAGGAGAGTCTAAGATCAAATAGTTGTACTGTGGGTAAAGATTAGGTGGATAAAAGGAGTTCTTAACTTTTTCCTAGAAGACCCAAAAGGTAGCTGGGTAATGAAAGGTAAAGGAAGGCGCCAGCCATCTGTAAAGGAAAGCTGAGAGATCCAAaacaagggggagggagggatttttttttatgtggctAGGGAAAAGAAGTTGGCTTCAGGAATCAGAGGCTCTAAATAAATCAATCAAGAAAGTTGTGACACTGTCATCATCCTGACCAATTCTTCTTCTTCCCCTACAGACTGCCAATGGGCCCTGTATAGCAAAGTTTGGTGAGTAACATGTCTCATATACctccttttttacttttcttagtATTTGATGCAAAAGGCAAGCTCCAGTATTAAGAAAGCATGCATTCTATTTTAGTCATCCTTCAGCTACTGTTTATAACTGCTTATCTTGTGCCAAGCAGTTGTCTAGGAGCTGAGGCTTCAGAGGTATACCAGATGGATGGACAAGCCCATGCCCTGATGAAGACTACATTCAAGGTCACATCTCTGGGCAGAAATGAATAGCACTCCCATAGGCCTGGGAATCTGAGATCCAGGAATCTACTTTTAATTCTGTGCTTTAATAAGCACAAGTTTCAGATTTCTACAACCTTTCCCGGTGACAAACTCCAAGTCATTCTCACATTTCACATACTGCTAGCATCCAGTAGAGTGAGTACAGGGTGCGATTTTTGTTTCTAAGTATATACATGAGAAATGAGAGTTAGGGGAATGGTCACTTCTCTGCTCGTTTCTCTTCTCCTCTTAGCTCCTGAGTCACTTTCCTTTATAGTGACCTGTTACTTGCTTAGAAAACACACTAAAGTTTACAGTCGTCCTAAGCCTTAGGGTATTTTTTAGAATACATACAAAATTGAAATGAATACATTTTGGGTTGTTTACTGGTTTAAGGTCAAACACCCATTTTCAGCTGACAGCAGAATATTTCTAGAGTTAACTTCAACTCCTGTTTTCCTATACAGTGCAAACAGCCAGGCTTCCTTGCTTTGTGGAAATTAGGGAGTCTCTTTTTACTTATCTCTGCCTttgtgatttgttttgtttttctagtgaATGGAGTGAAACTCCTCATGATATgttgaaattttcttttgatGTGGTAAAAGTTGAGAACCTCAAGTGATGCTAAGATGGTCTTTAAGTGTCCCCCATCACAGAATTAAATATAAGAACCAGTGACACTTCTTCCTGGTGACTTGCCTATGGTCAATTACATGGTCAAGCAGGAAGAAATTTACTGGGCTCTGGGCTCATTGGAGATACAGGGAGACTTTGCTTCTTGCTTTAATGATCTTTCCTTCATTCTCCTTCAGAATCTACCCTCAGAGCCTTATATCTGACATTTATATACAAATAAGAATTTGTCAATATGTTATCTCTTctagggtacttttttttttaaaatcaaggttTCTAATTATGTGACAAAGGCTTTTCCTCCATAACAAAAATTATGGAGAATTAGAGAACAGGCCAGATAAATGTTTTGGGAGGTAAGAGCACATCCTGGGATTCTGAAGTCACACCTCTGTGTAAAACAATTAACATTAGGAAAATATGTAAATTCCATATATTCCTATGAAAATAAACAAGTCTTGACCCTTTCCCCATCCCCTTTGACAGCAATAAACCAGGGATACTTATATTTAAACAGTCAAATAATTTCCACTTATAAACTCATTAATTTACCAGTAGCTATTTTGGGAGGGTTTGGATAAAGATATCCCAAGTGTATCTTGAATGATATATACCCATAAAGTGCCATAATTTAGACACAGTGCACCTAATTCAGGAACACAGTTGTATCATTCAATCaagatatatttattgagcacatactggTACCAGGAATTCTTTTTGGTGCTGAAGATATAGCAATGGACAAAACAGAGAAGTACTTGTTCTCAAAGACATTATATTCAAGTGGGTataagacagacaataaacaaatgaacaatttATAATAGGCTAGATGGTGACACCTTCTATGAAGAAAACTAAAGGTAAAGGGAGAGAGTGACAGGAGAGTGCTATATTTTATACAGATTGATGAGAAGATCTCATTGATAAAGTGATATATAGTAAATAGTATttacacagagaaaggcaaatatgcaTCCTGCACTGCCAACTTTGGTCATCACCATCCTGGCGGGTgatccctctcttccttcctcctttcttccctttcacaAATATTGATCGACAAGAGATGAAGTGCCACCCTAAAACTTAACCCATGTCCCTATTCTAAATGTTTTTCCTTAGAACTCCCCAAGCAAGAGATACACTTAGGAGCTGCAATTTCTCTAAAACAAGGAGTAGGTAgatacttaaaatattaaaattgtggTTGGAGAGAACTTGTATAGACCAGGTAAAGAAACATCCTGTAAGTAGGAAAGAACTACAATTAGGAAGAAgatgaaataattaaataactatgctttccttttttttctctctctctcccctgccttTCTTGTAAATATCTTATAGGACCATTACCTTCAAAATGGCAAATGCCCTCTCCTGAGCCTTCTTGTGTGAATAAGACAGCTGATTGGAGGCTGAAAATACTTCAGAATGGTTTGTATTTAATTTACGGCCAAGTGGCTCCCAATACAGCCTACAAGGGGCGAGCTCCTTTTGAGGTGCTGCTACGTAAGAATGAAGACCCCATACAAGCTCTAACGAACAACTCTACAATCCAGAACATAGGAGGGGCTTATGAATTCCATGCTGGAGATGTAATAGACTTGATATTCAACGCTGAACATCAGGTTCTAAAAAATAACACATACTGGGGGATCTATTTGCTAGCAAATCCCCAGTTCATCTCCTAGAGACTCGATTTGGTCTCCTCTGTCCTCTTCAGCACATGCAGAGATGCCAGTGGGTAGGATGGAGGAGGAAGATTCTCAGTGCCTACAGTTCATCTGGGCATACAGATCAACACAAACAGAACTCCTCTGCATGTGGATTTTCATTTCTTAGGCCTGTCTGGATAAGACTCAGAGGGAGGACCAAAGACACTTGGTTACCCTTGATGTTAGGTCAAAAAAGGCACTTTACTAGCTCATGATAAAATGAATACAGGTGGCTAGAGGACAGACTGACTCTTCTCAAAGTGTCTTTGTCTAACCCTTGAATCCCTGGGTGGAAAAATGAAGTCTTAGTCCCATGGGAGCCTTATCTGGTATGAAAAAAGATCCAGGGCAGTAGCCTGGCCTTGTTCTCATACTCTTGGACCGTGGATTTCTTGACTTCATTCTTCCCATATTCCTATCTTCTGAGACCCTCCTAATAAAAAGTAGTCAGACTTGGAGGGTGGCCACAGATAGGCCAGCAATACACCACTTTAGATTTGATGGCATTAGAGGATAAAGAACACTCTTGAGAACTGTTGGGACAGAGGCACAGGTGGCATTGGAATGGAACGCACTTTATTCGGGAACTTTCCTTGATTTTACCATACTCAGGACGCAGGGTGCTTTGTAAAACCAGCTGGTCAAAAGGGTCATTCTGAACCTTCACATAGGGCTTCAAGAGAACTTGTGTATGTGTCTAAACATTGTCAATAGTAAAGAAAGAGTAATCATTACTAATCATAAGATTTACCCCAGAAATGGATATTACCAGTACTGTATTTTGTCATGTAATGATTTCATATTTTTAGCTAGctctgcacagtttgcaaagTGCTTTCATATATCACATGACAATTCTATGAAGTTAATGCAGCAGAAGTTAATGGAGCAGGTATTTTTGGCACAGTTTTAACAATGAGAATTTGGAGCCAGATGGAATATAGGTAACTTGTTTCAACCCAGAGAACTAGTGATTAACAAGGGGCCCTGGGCTTCCCACTGTATCACACTGTTTTATCTCTAGGGTTGGTATTTCTGCTATCATATTAGAAGTCTATAAAGTTTAGCAGATTTGATTTTTCAGGCGGTATATTCCCTTTCAGCCCAAGGTAGGTAGAGTGAAGCTACACCAATTCTTTCCTTTCTCAGCaaacttcttttcctttccttgcctGGAGCAGGGAGCACAGGGTGTTGTTCAGGACTGACTTCAACCAAATTCCCTTCCTCACTTTGAAGAGCCTGTCTTGGTCAAATGTGTTAACTTCCAAAAAGAATGAATAGCACTCAATTCAATGACAGTCTGCTAAAGTTTTGGACTCTGCGAAATTAACTAGCTGCTTATGGGTTCTTGTTGAAAGGTATGTAATGTGATTACAtgataatccaatttaaaatatttatgcatatttGTAAAAGTCTACATTGTTAATTAATAGTAATCACCGTATaaagctaatttaaaaatatttgtattgtgTGCAAGAAAAACTGCCTGGGAGCAGACTAAGCCTGAGGCCACGGTGcttcttagtaatttttttttaaaagacatctgCTGAGTAGCTTAGGGCCAAAGGCTTGGATGCCTGGTTCCTCttgcatttgtatattttctcagGAAATTAAAGTTATATGACATATATTTATGGAAACTTGGTGATATTGattgttgttgagttataagcAGCAGTGTGCTGGACTGGGCCAGTACTAGTTCATAAGAAGTGATTGTTAAATTTTCACAAATTGCACAATCTGGTTGTTAAATACAGTCATccttgaaattggtcatggtgGGACTATTTATACCATGGGAACTggaaaatgctacaaatcagggcttttctttttggaaaacccattcaccagcacaccactgcttgTAAAACTCTCCTTCTTAATAACTCCTCTTGGCTTCTGCGTCATTCCTGGGACAATCAAGGCAGACAAGGGAGAAAGTGAAATTGTCATACTCCTAGCAAAAGCCCCACATATCAGTGATTTCTCAGGGCAAGCAGAGGTCTCTGCAGTTGCAACCAGAAAGACAGCTACCGACAGATGACCTTTAAATTTCCCTAGTGTTGTAATTTCAGGTTTCGCTTTCAATGTATACTGTTTCCTTGTTTCTTCAAATAGTTGTTTACATTTTAAACCTATAATAAAGTATATGTTGGTAAGTCATCTGTAGCTGATTTATCTGTGGGTTGTCAGACTAGAGTTTTTGATCCAGAGAATAGAGGGTGCATCAAAGAAATTCTGGCCCATATGAaacactgctttttaaatttatttttagaagtttttaaattgaggtatagttgatttacaatgttatattagttttaggtgtacaacatagtgattcaaaatttttatatactccatttaaagttattataaaatattggttatattccctgtgctgtacaatatatccttgtagcttattttatacatagtagtttgtaccttgtagcttatttattttatacatagtagtttgtacctcttaatcccctacccctatcttgctcctccaccttctccccactggtaaccaatagtttgttctctgtatctgtgagtctgcttctgttttatctgtttgctttattttttagattttacatgtgAGTgacaacatacagtatttgtctttctctgacttatttcattaagcataatggTCTATCTACATtgtttcaaatggcattatttcatccttttttatgtcagtaatattccattgtatatctaaattacatctttatccacttatctgttgatggacacttgagttgcttccatatcctagctattgtaaataatgctatgaacactggggtgcatgtatgttttcaattagtgtttttgtttctttggatatatacccaggagagggattgctggatcatatggtagttctatttttagttttttgaggaacaccTGTACTGTTcactatagtggctgcaccaatttacgttcccaccaacagtgtaggagggttcactgTTCTGAAAAGTTAGGCTTAAGAAAATTGTTagaaatgaatataaaacattttttttcaatttcttgatAGTCAAGAAAAATTAAAGTAGCATGAAGGAacaagttcaatttttttttaaacacacagtGCTGGGCTCTAAACAGACTCTGTCTACATATCCACAATGAATGTTCTAGATAGCAAAATGCAGACTCTTCCATTCACTTAATTTTAATCATCTACTGATTTCTTTTAGCAGTTAACAGCTTTAAGGAGTTCCACACAATTTGGTTGAGCTATCGCTCCAAGACACATAGCAGTATTGGTGAATCTCATTATATTGCTTGGGAAAGTAGACTACAGGGTTTATGTGACCTGCTCAAAGAACTCAGAAAGCGTTGggcaatagaaaaatgaaaattcattttttacaaACAGGGCCCATTAGATTAAACCAACTTTCTCATTGCTTCAATTGAATAATCATGGTGGGAATCTCTGTTTTCAGCGTTCAGGGTGATTGTTTCCACCCAGCTTAGGTGTTGTCCAGGGACACCATgtggggcagggttgggggagggtggaGCAGAGATGTTTTTCACACAGGGCCTCAATACAGAGTCTGAGTTGGACTGAGCTGTACTGGTGAATTTAAGTTTCTTAGAATGGAAGATGTAGAGAGCCTCTTCATTTTCCCTACCTGCTTTCAGGTTGAACCTCTTACCTAATGGGCTAGTCTCTGAGAGGAATCTGGTGGCCAGAGTCTAGGGTCTGACAGTGCCTGGACCTTGGTTCTTATTGTCttttgaatgaacaaacaaatgaatcacAAATTTGAGTGTTGGTGTGAATTTAACGTTATCATTTTTACTCTGCATGACAGAATCCAATGGGCAGCCTTCAagctccttatttttttttattcctaagtTTTTAAACTGCCAGTTCTCAAGTTGACCTGTTAATTTAACATCTGTCTTATTCTCTTTCCTCCCCAAGAAAAGGTAAACCCCAAGATAAAAGCACTTTATTTATTCAATGCTGTATCACCAGCACCTAAAATAGTGCTTAGAATTGAAagaactcaacaaatattgaaatgaatgaacaaaaaagaTGGGATGCTGGTTCTTGGTTAGAATGACCAGCAAGACATGAGATACATATGTTGCAAACAACCTCTCAAAATAGTCTAATGTCCATTCCTCtaggtttttaaaaactctaagtAAAACAATGAATGGAACATTCTAAGTATTTATGTATATAACAAGTGCTCCATAAAACTGGCTACCAGAGtaagaaagagaagcaaaatgacaTGTGACTGGTCATCTCTGCTTGGTCCACAATGTGCAAAGAACCTGATTTATGTGGCTTGTGTAGCTCCCATGCCCCGAGGGATGCTTGGTGCCCAGATGGCAGTCATGGGTGATTACCTCCATGATTACCATGCTAACTGGAGAGCAAGGGCTGtgactgctgtgtccccagctctATTGCTAGCCTGGCACATAATCAACCAACACAGATTGCTTGTTGAGTAAGTGCTTGCTGATGTGTCTTGTTATTAAGCAATTAGAGGGTCTGATGCCACCATACCTCCTCAGGTGTGTCCCCTTAGCTTCCTAAGAAtctaggggtaggggattaaactattatctataatataaaataatctataaaataatctacaaggatgtattgtatagcacagggaacatagccaatattttataataactatacatggagcataacttttaaaaattgtgaatcactgtactgTATACCTATAACTtatttaatattgtatatcaactatacttcaataaaaaattaaaataaaactggcTACCAtataccaccatcatcatcatgaaAGTCATTTCATTATCCTTGTTTTCCTAGGAAGCAGTATTCTAGAGCACATTAGCTTGCTTTACCATAGTAATGCTTTCACCAAATTTTAAGGTAAGCTTGTGCCTTTGgcctttattaaatatatttattagagACAGCCAtgtgtatcttctcaaaaaatGGCTCTTAGAACCATGTTTTTTATGTTACGTATCATCCTTTGTGGCAAACACGTTCAGGAAAACTGATCTCTCATGAACTTGAAGCCATATCTCTATGggaatttttttctcacatattTCTATTGAGCAATAAAGAGTTCAGTAATATGTGAGGTTTTAGAATGCACACATTTTTCCTCTGCAAAGGCATTATAAATCTCTAGAACCTTGATTTGTTATTAATTACTTCACATGAATATTTTTGGAAACATGAACTGTGGTTTCTGGGCACAGACATTGACAGATGCCACCTTAAGTGGTGAGTTGCTTCCTCAACAAGGCTTTACAGAGTGGTTATTTCAGAATGGTGAAATTACCATGTCTGAAGTCCAGGATCCAGGTTTTTAGGTCtagaaactgaattttaacaaAGTCTTAGAGTTTATACATCTCTCAGGGACTGCATAACCTAACTCATAAGAGAGTAAGATTTAAACTAAGGTAGAAGTTTATTGGTCAGCACGTTCTCTTCCTGAAGGAAGCATTGTATGGTAATTCAAATTATAACCAGAAGATTATTGGCAGGCATGGAATCCAAGTCAGGGTGGTTAGGTAGGGGATTCAAATGAATAATGGCCTAAGATACAAAATGCCTCTTTTacttattgaacaaatatttcctgaggcCAAGTATACCTCAGAAATTATCCCAGAGGGGAaactaaatgaaatgatataatgCCTGTCCTCAAGCAGTTTAGGGTTTAGCTGAGAAACATGTATGTAAACAAATGATCAGAGGACTGTATATATGATAATTAAGGTGAGTAAATTAGTCCATGGAAGAGATGAAGGAGAACCTGAACAAGGACAATGGCATTGGTGATGAGACTGAGAGAAAAATTTATGACATAGACTCACCAGACTGTAGTGATTGTGCTAGGTACCACTGGGGTTTCTGCCAAAGTCATAATGGTTTCCTTATCAGACTTCCTTAACCACAGGGGTGGGTTTCAGCAGCCTCATTTTCACCATGTGAGCCCATTCTCTTAGCCAGTGTTGACTTATCTAGAATTAACTGCCCTGGCGTGATCTCTTGACTGGAGAAGATAAAAATTTGACAGCTATGTGATAGCCCATCTTCCTCCTATAAAGTGGACTGAGAAGCAGAGAGACCCAATCTggctgagacagaagaatgaaaGGGGTACGTagagagaagcagaaatgaaaaatggaaagaaactcCACTGAACTGCTCTTGACCCATAAGGCCCAGCTATGTTCTTACCCCCGGATTCTGTAAGAATCACTGCAGCTCTGTGACAAATTCCCTTTTACTTTCCCCCACTCAGCTACCTTAAGTTTTCTTCACCTAATTGAAATTAGAGTCTTAACTAGTAAAGTGATCGATTTAAGGTGAGGgataaagaagaaggaaggaccTTGCTCGACAAAGTGAGGAAGATGGTGATGCTTTCATGGTAGGGGATATGGAAGGAGGAACTAGAGAAAGTTTGGGGTGGATGAGATAATGAGTTCAGTTTTATAAATGTATGATTTGAGATGTCTATAGAATATCCCAGTGGGCATTACTAGTATATAGCTGGAACTCAGGAAGAGTCACATGAGATGGGATTAATATTTGAAAGTCAACAGCCTTTAGAGTAAAGTCAAT includes these proteins:
- the TNFSF18 gene encoding tumor necrosis factor ligand superfamily member 18, translated to MSLSHVENMPLGHTSPHGAQRPSWKKWLLYSTMVILLLLCSFSTLIFTFLPLKTANGPCIAKFGPLPSKWQMPSPEPSCVNKTADWRLKILQNGLYLIYGQVAPNTAYKGRAPFEVLLRKNEDPIQALTNNSTIQNIGGAYEFHAGDVIDLIFNAEHQVLKNNTYWGIYLLANPQFIS